A section of the Chryseobacterium ginsenosidimutans genome encodes:
- a CDS encoding SRPBCC family protein codes for MSTIHLKTIIKSDIDTVFDLARDIDLHQKSTFKTGEKAIAGRISGLIEEGETVTWRAKHLGIYQTHSSKIVSMEKPYQFTDIMLKGTFKSLKHQHIFNQEGKNTIMTDIFEFESPFGFIGKLFNHFFLKNYLTNFLLERNKLIKATAENNS; via the coding sequence ATGTCGACAATCCATCTAAAAACAATCATCAAATCCGATATTGACACCGTGTTCGACTTAGCAAGAGACATTGATTTACACCAAAAATCAACTTTTAAAACAGGCGAAAAAGCAATTGCTGGTAGAATTTCAGGATTAATTGAAGAAGGTGAAACGGTGACTTGGCGGGCAAAGCATTTAGGTATTTATCAAACGCACAGCTCAAAGATTGTCAGCATGGAAAAGCCTTATCAATTTACAGATATCATGTTAAAAGGAACTTTTAAATCCTTAAAACACCAACATATTTTTAATCAGGAAGGCAAAAACACAATAATGACCGATATTTTTGAATTTGAATCTCCATTTGGATTTATCGGAAAACTTTTCAACCATTTCTTCCTTAAAAATTATCTTACCAATTTCTTATTGGAACGGAATAAATTAATTAAAGCAACAGCAGAAAATAATAGTTAA
- a CDS encoding DCC1-like thiol-disulfide oxidoreductase family protein: MKTLKNHTLIYDNECPMCNIYSKGFTKCGMLDENGREAFTELSFKNKELIDFKRAKNEIALVDHNRNKVMYGLDSLLVIIGNSFPVLEKIARIKPLYWFFKKLYSFVSYNRKQIIPSKKDDIDQSCIPDFNLKYRITYITFVVFFSAYILSLFTAKLGLNVGHNFLREFTVCLGQIVWQTLFLRSYLKEKLWNYLGNMMTVSLIGTLLLIPALFLNLNSILLIIYFGIVVTIMFLEHVRRCKILKLNFLPTISWTVFRMIALAIIIWLNK, translated from the coding sequence ATGAAAACACTTAAAAATCATACGCTCATCTACGACAACGAATGCCCGATGTGCAACATCTATTCAAAAGGTTTCACAAAATGCGGAATGCTTGATGAAAACGGAAGAGAAGCTTTTACAGAATTGAGTTTTAAGAATAAAGAATTAATAGATTTCAAACGCGCAAAAAACGAGATTGCTTTGGTCGATCATAACAGAAATAAAGTGATGTATGGTTTAGACAGCTTGTTGGTAATCATTGGGAATTCCTTTCCTGTATTGGAGAAAATAGCCAGGATAAAACCTTTGTATTGGTTTTTCAAAAAGCTCTATTCTTTCGTTTCTTATAATCGAAAACAGATTATCCCATCAAAAAAAGATGATATAGACCAGTCTTGCATTCCGGATTTTAATTTAAAATATAGAATTACATACATTACGTTCGTGGTATTTTTCTCAGCTTACATTTTAAGCTTGTTTACAGCAAAATTAGGATTGAATGTAGGGCATAATTTTTTGAGAGAGTTTACCGTTTGTTTAGGTCAGATTGTTTGGCAAACTTTATTTTTAAGATCATATTTAAAAGAAAAATTGTGGAATTATTTAGGAAATATGATGACGGTTTCTTTAATAGGAACCTTACTTTTAATTCCTGCTTTATTTTTAAACCTAAATTCAATTTTATTAATTATTTACTTCGGAATTGTTGTTACAATTATGTTTTTGGAACATGTAAGAAGATGTAAAATATTAAAATTAAATTTCCTTCCGACTATTTCCTGGACAGTTTTCAGAATGATAGCTTTGGCAATAATTATTTGGTTAAATAAGTGA
- a CDS encoding GbsR/MarR family transcriptional regulator, whose translation MQLSEAKEKYIQTWGTFATNWGINRTMAQVHALLLVSGKALSTDDVMKQLEISRGNANMNLRALMDWGIVKKEFVKGDRKEYFVAEKDVWYLFKQITKERRKREIEPVISFLEELKNIEDKDSEGAKEFIKLMDDFSSVTGKINNIMDLAIKSDDHWLVGKITNLLK comes from the coding sequence ATGCAACTTTCAGAAGCTAAAGAAAAATACATTCAGACTTGGGGAACATTTGCTACCAATTGGGGAATCAACCGTACGATGGCGCAGGTTCATGCGTTGCTTTTGGTGAGTGGTAAAGCACTTTCTACCGATGATGTGATGAAGCAGCTTGAAATTTCTAGAGGAAACGCCAATATGAATCTTCGTGCTTTGATGGATTGGGGAATTGTAAAAAAAGAATTTGTAAAAGGTGACCGAAAAGAATATTTTGTGGCCGAAAAAGATGTTTGGTATTTATTCAAACAAATTACCAAAGAGCGTAGAAAAAGAGAAATTGAGCCGGTAATTTCGTTTTTAGAAGAGCTTAAAAATATTGAAGACAAAGATTCTGAAGGAGCAAAAGAATTCATCAAATTAATGGATGATTTCAGTTCTGTAACAGGAAAAATCAACAATATAATGGATCTCGCCATCAAAAGTGACGATCATTGGCTGGTCGGGAAGATTACCAATTTATTGAAATAG
- a CDS encoding TIGR01777 family oxidoreductase, with translation MKIIIAAGTGFLGENLEKYFTEKGNEVYILTRNPRRKNEIYWDAKTLGEWQNLLENADVLINLTGKSVDCRYTENNKMEIYSSRINSTKVLQNAVDNCINKPKIWMNASSATIYIHSEMHLNTEENGIIGDDFSMNICKSWEKDFFTIKNENVRKVALRTSIVLGENGGAFPKLKMITKLGLGGKQGRGNQNVSWIHIDDFCKAVEYIINHENISGAINITAPNPLSNEEFMKKLRGKMKIPFGINAPVWQLEIASIFLGTETELLLKSRNVYPEKLIQNGFKFSYPNIESAFADLV, from the coding sequence ATGAAAATAATCATCGCCGCCGGAACCGGATTTTTAGGTGAAAATCTTGAAAAATACTTTACAGAAAAAGGAAACGAAGTTTACATCTTGACCCGAAATCCAAGACGTAAAAACGAAATCTATTGGGATGCAAAAACCTTGGGTGAATGGCAAAATTTGCTTGAAAACGCTGATGTTTTGATTAATCTTACAGGAAAATCTGTTGATTGTCGATATACCGAGAACAATAAAATGGAAATTTATTCTTCAAGAATTAACAGTACAAAAGTTCTTCAAAATGCCGTTGATAATTGCATCAACAAACCTAAAATTTGGATGAATGCAAGCTCTGCAACAATTTATATTCATTCCGAAATGCATTTAAATACAGAAGAAAACGGAATTATTGGTGATGATTTTTCTATGAATATCTGCAAAAGCTGGGAAAAAGATTTTTTTACTATTAAAAATGAGAATGTACGAAAGGTAGCGTTACGAACTTCAATTGTTTTAGGTGAAAACGGAGGTGCATTTCCAAAATTGAAAATGATCACAAAATTAGGTTTAGGCGGAAAACAGGGAAGAGGAAATCAAAATGTAAGCTGGATTCATATTGATGATTTTTGTAAAGCCGTAGAATATATTATTAATCATGAAAATATTTCAGGGGCAATCAATATCACGGCTCCAAATCCTTTGTCTAACGAAGAATTCATGAAGAAATTAAGAGGAAAAATGAAAATCCCTTTCGGAATAAACGCTCCTGTTTGGCAATTGGAGATCGCCTCAATTTTCTTAGGAACAGAAACAGAATTATTATTAAAAAGCCGGAACGTTTATCCTGAAAAATTAATTCAAAATGGTTTTAAATTTTCTTATCCAAATATTGAATCTGCATTTGCGGATTTAGTTTAA